The following proteins come from a genomic window of Sulfitobacter indolifex:
- a CDS encoding VOC family protein translates to MAKLAHSMIRVLDEAASVKFYQDVFGLKIADRLDFEKFTLVYLRDATGEFEFELTVNKDRETPYDLGDGYGHIAFVVDDLEAARETAITAGATPRDIVDFRPAGETVAKFFFVADPDGYQIEVIEKGGRFT, encoded by the coding sequence ATGGCCAAACTCGCCCATTCCATGATCCGCGTCCTTGATGAGGCGGCATCGGTCAAATTCTACCAAGACGTCTTCGGCCTAAAGATCGCCGACCGCTTGGATTTTGAGAAATTCACCCTGGTCTATCTGCGCGACGCCACGGGTGAGTTTGAGTTTGAATTGACCGTCAACAAAGACCGCGAGACGCCATATGATCTTGGCGACGGTTATGGCCACATCGCCTTTGTCGTAGACGACCTTGAAGCCGCACGTGAAACCGCAATCACGGCCGGTGCTACACCGCGTGACATCGTTGATTTCCGCCCTGCCGGAGAGACTGTCGCGAAGTTCTTCTTTGTGGCGGACCCCGATGGCTATCAGATTGAAGTCATCGAAAAAGGCGGGCGTTTTACCTAA